Part of the Acidimicrobiia bacterium genome is shown below.
AGGCCGACCTCGCGGCGCGCGTCGAGCAGCTCGAGGACCGGCTGCGCAACCCGCCGCCCCCGACCGAGCAGCAGCTGCTCGAGTCCCTCGGCGAGGAGACCGCGCGTGTCCTGCGGATCGCGCAGGAGAGCGCCGAGGACATCCGGCGCAAGGCCGACGAGCGTGCCACGGCACTCCTGCAGGAGTCACAAGACGAGGCCCGCAGGTTGCGCGAGACGACCGAGGCCCAGTGCGCGCAGATGCGCCGCGAGGCCGAGGCAGCCGTCGCGGCGCGCCACAGCGAGGTCGAGGCCGCGGTCGCGGAGATGCGCTCCGAGGCGCAACGCGAATCGGAGCTTGCACGCGAGCAGGCGACCCGCGACGCCGAGGCCACGCGCGAAGCCGCGCGCGCCGAGGGTCGCGAGATGGTGGCCGAGGCGCGCGCCGTCCGGGAGCGGATCCTCACCGAGATGTCGCGACGTCGCGGCCTGTTGCAGAGTCAGGTCGACGAGCTCCGAGCCGGACGTGAGCGGCTGCTCGAGGCGTACCGCGTCGTGAAGCGCACCTTCACCGAGGCGACCGACGCGTTGACACACGCGGAGACCGCGTCCGTCGCCCAGGGCGCGCCGGACGCCGGCGTGGTCGACGAGCGGCGCGCGCCCGACGACGTCGAGCCCGAGATCGTCGTCGAGGAGATCGTCGTCGTCGAGGAGGCGCGCACCGACACCATCGTCGGCGACGCAGTCACCGTCGACGACGCTCCGTCGGTCGAGGACGCGTCCGGCGGCGGCCCCGGCGGCGGCGCCGAGCCCGAGGAGCACCACCCGGCTCGGGCCCGCGACGTCGACGCGCTGTTCGCGCGGCTGCGCGCGGGACGCGAGCAGGCCGTCGACGAGGCTCGCGCGGTCCTCGACACCGGGCCGGCGCTCGAGGCGCAGGTGAACGGGAACGGCCAAGGCGACGTCCCCGCCGCGGACGACGCTGCCGTGGCGGAGGCGGACGGCGCGCCCGTACCCACCGGTGACGCGGCCCTCGTCGATGCACGCGACAGCGCGCTCGAGCCTGTGTTCCGCGACGTCGTGCGTCGATCGAAGCGC
Proteins encoded:
- a CDS encoding DivIVA domain-containing protein codes for the protein MADGELPRRTVSSATRLTPEEIVNRGFASSFRGVSETEVRNFLRRIAEEFTSLKQREADLAARVEQLEDRLRNPPPPTEQQLLESLGEETARVLRIAQESAEDIRRKADERATALLQESQDEARRLRETTEAQCAQMRREAEAAVAARHSEVEAAVAEMRSEAQRESELAREQATRDAEATREAARAEGREMVAEARAVRERILTEMSRRRGLLQSQVDELRAGRERLLEAYRVVKRTFTEATDALTHAETASVAQGAPDAGVVDERRAPDDVEPEIVVEEIVVVEEARTDTIVGDAVTVDDAPSVEDASGGGPGGGAEPEEHHPARARDVDALFARLRAGREQAVDEARAVLDTGPALEAQVNGNGQGDVPAADDAAVAEADGAPVPTGDAALVDARDSALEPVFRDVVRRSKRALQDEQNELLDVLRTEKGTPAPDKVLPGLDDQLTAWTAVVQPAVEAAYGEGSGGGAHRAVPRDLVDLAVRDLVLPLRERVYDALATADETEDDVTQRVNARYREWKGALDGAIGDVLTAAWARGTLDAAPDGSMLRWVPEREGRCADCDDNALEPTRKGESFPTGQPHPPAHPGCRCVLAVVADSPSP